The Amyelois transitella isolate CPQ chromosome Z, ilAmyTran1.1, whole genome shotgun sequence genome contains a region encoding:
- the LOC106134070 gene encoding dnaJ homolog subfamily C member 22, producing the protein MGVKDANMPSKKSVLLAYVFWLFGGIFGLHHFYLRRDRHAFVWWTTLGGFGVGWLGEVFRIPRYVRDANEDPKYMQDLISRMKMNKKPPFSMNRFTGMLMVGYSWGQMMMFAVPPDELWGINFRYLNYVIPLVAALGVWVVGNIGREQGSLKWPLLAAYLAYPVRYYIYDETVWFTIMVLAAALAFDTFSKEWRRTPRRHHIAKRIAVLGLCACLYVSLWCSYLYFHGTITDSEGDEVPVYEALHHFFTSPWWLDVKQCLYDTYQYAQHHGWYEVWKQIIELSDPHGEQNAYKVLGLGPEASQQEITSTWRRLSRENHPDKVKDLSQRRAAQERFMEIQQAYEILSNSKHRRNRRNKKDNTERSDEKIEL; encoded by the exons atgggTGTAAAAGACGCCAATATGCCCAGCAAGAAGTCTGTTTTATTGGCCTATGTTTTCTGGCTTTTTGGTGGTATATTCGGCCTCCACCACTTTTATTTACGGAGGGACAGGCACGCTTTCGTTTGGTGGACAACCCTTGGTGGTTTCGGGGTCGGTTGGCTAGGAGAGGTGTTTCGGATCCCTCGATACGTCAGGGATGCTAATGAAGACCCTAAGTACATGCAAGACCTAATCAGCAGGATGAAGATGAACAAAAAG CCTCCATTCTCGATGAATCGCTTCACCGGGATGCTGATGGTGGGGTACTCTTGGGGCCAGATGATGATGTTCGCTGTACCGCCTGATGAGCTCTGGGGCATAAACTTCAGATATCTCAACTATGTCATACCTTTAGTAGCTGCTCTTG GTGTGTGGGTAGTGGGTAACATTGGTCGGGAACAGGGCAGTCTGAAGTGGCCACTTCTAGCCGCTTATCTCGCATACCCAGTGCGCTACTATATCTACGACGAGACGGTGTGGTTCACCATCATGGTGCTAGCCGCTGCTCTGGCCTTTGACACGTTCTCCAAGGAGTGGCGGCGGACGCCGAGGAGGCATCATATTGCGAA ACGTATTGCCGTGCTAGGCTTGTGCGCCTGTCTGTACGTGTCGCTGTGGTGCAGTTATCTGTATTTCCACGGCACCATCACTGACAGCGAAGGGGACGAGGTGCCAGTGTATGAGGCACTTCATCATTTCTTCACCAGTCCTTG GTGGCTTGACGTGAAGCAGTGTTTGTATGACACGTACCAATATGCTCAACACCACGGTTGGTACGAAGTGTGGAAGCAGATCATCGAGCTCTCAGACCCTCATGGAGAACAGAACGCTTACAAG GTTCTCGGGCTCGGTCCAGAGGCGAGCCAGCAAGAGATAACGTCGACTTGGCGCCGCCTATCCCGCGAGAACCATCCGGACAAAGTGAAGGACTTATCCCAACGCAGGGCCGCCCAAGAACGCTTCATGGAAATCCAACAGGCTTATGAAATCCTCTCCAACAGCAAACACAGGAGGAACAGAAGGAACAAGAAGGATAACACGGAGAGATCGGATGAGAAAATAGAGTTGTAG